One Littorina saxatilis isolate snail1 linkage group LG10, US_GU_Lsax_2.0, whole genome shotgun sequence DNA window includes the following coding sequences:
- the LOC138978860 gene encoding uncharacterized protein produces the protein MFVVSELNFKDYLNQPDYAKLTGKLPKPANLPKEQRHLGKQGDFDILVIHRKHGILVGEIKSVGRTEASRADSEVVKKIKDGVKHLDKCEVQARHMVSDIAPGLTVRKTLFLPYVSRAQLQRILDDENNAKLQQTLCQSLCAATTAEAIDLCCCSDQLSQPASYWDVTPAVLSQLSTWWQHRMACSVDTLLTDDLYLDIVARIVGPATACSVHCNTPARVAVRTEGEAVSELGWRLALLVLTLQQIDLLNRNPPRVCILGPPGTGKTVVLVLQGLRWLLEGHDVQVVSARNVNWAIGRVITEQLRLSLQMSLSADQTPSTTPGEVTYYQYDFRERGEDVEKALTELTACVKDGQLHLLMDEATLSKSDEEHRRLVTELTHRVPHVFIWSTGIMCTDVPAELQSENFTVPLRCAPAILREVQPGFSMFMGVVDNYSIRDGVPAPGDGLRVIKLIHEGIAHTGRWPVDCTQCGEDIATELRRLGVGTGANLVKNSPEPLSYRDVFVLTRSPHLQDDVTDDAGNVVSPAIGVVHGLRKAGLPVCVLEEQRMVRDKDKWERDLRDVAMAATDRVTVAHFRYVTGMERRVVAVVPGKAEGADEMDSDLMTDAEDRMYSASRCTTQLILVEVPGKALTSGLDRKFGSAGGPDQPKKRHEEQKKDTTGVSWVKKKGFLL, from the exons ATGTTCGTGGTTTCCGAGTTAAACTTTAAGGATTACCTCAACCAGCCAGACTATGCTAAGCTTACAGGCAAGCTCCCAAAGCCAGCAAACTTACCTAAGGAGCAGAGGCATCTCGGGAAGCAGGGAGACTTTGACATCCTGGTGATTCACCGCAAGCACGGCATCCTGGTGGGAGAGATCAAGTCTGTCGGTAGGACCGAGGCGAGCCGAGCGGATAGCGAAGTCGTCAAGAAAATAAAAGATGGGGTTAAGCATCTGGACAAGTGTGAGGTGCAAGCCAGACACATGGTCAGTGACATCGCACCCGGCCTGACTGTGAGGAAGACTCTCTTCTTACCGTACGTCAGCCGCGCTCAGCTACAGCGGATTCTGGATGATGAGAACAATGCCAAGTTACAACAa ACGTTGTGCCAGAGCCTATGTGCAGCCACAACAGCTGAGGCCATAGATTTGTGCTGTTGCTCTGACCAACTGTCCCAGCCTGCATCGTACTGGGACGTGACACCCGCCGTGTTATCACAGCTGAGCACCTGGTGGCAACACAGAATGGCCTGTAGTGTGGACACTCTGCTCACTGATGACCTTTACCTGGACATTGTAGCCAG AATCGTTGGACCGGCAACTGCGTGCTCTGTGCATTGCAACACCCCAGCGCGCGTGGCGGTACGGACCGAAGGGGAGGCAGTGTCTGAGCTGGGGTGGAGGCTGGCACTCCTGGTCCTGACCCTTCAACAGATCGACTTGCTCAACAGAAACCCGCCACGGGTCTGCATCTTGGGTCCGCCAGGAACAG GCAAGACGGTGGTGCTTGTGCTCCAAGGGTTAAGGTGGCTGCTCGAGGGCCACGACGTGCAGGTGGTCTCAGCGAGGAACGTCAACTGGGCAATCGGCAGAGTGATCACGGAGCAGCTCCGCTTGTCGCTACAGATGTCGCTAAGCGCGGACCAGACACCTTCCACAACGCCAGGCGAGGTTACCTACTACCAGTACGATTTCCGGGAGCGTGGAGAGGATGTTGAAAAAGCCCTAACCGAACTCACAGCGTGTGTGAAGGACGGCCAGTTGCATCTTCTCATGGATGAAGCAACTCTTTCTAAGAG CGATGAAGAACACAGGCGACTGGTTACTGAGTTGACTCACCGAGTTCCACACGTCTTCATCTGGTCGACCGGTATTATGTGCACCGACGTACCGGCAGAATTGCAGTCTGAAAACTTCACCGTGCCTCTCCGCTGTGCCCCCGCCATTTTGAGAGAGGTCCAGCCGGGATTCAGCATGTTCATGGGTGTGGTAGACAACTACAGCATCCGTGACGGTGTGCCTGCCCCTGGGGACGGGCTGCGCGTGATCAAACTGATTCACGAAGGCATAGCTCACACAGGTCGGTGGCCGGTGGACTGCACGCAATGTGGGGAGGACATTGCAACCGAGTTGCGCCGTCTTGGTGTGGGCACGGGAG CGAACCTTGTCAAAAACAGCCCCGAACCGCTGAGTTATCGTGATGTCTTCGTCCTTACACGAAGTCCACATCTACAAGATGACGTCACGGATGACGCTGGCAACGTGGTGTCACCAGCTATCGGCGTGGTGCACGGCCTTCGCAAGGCAGGCCTACCCGTGTGTGTGCTGGAGGAACAGCGAATGGTACGCGACAAGGACAAATGGGAGAGAGATCTACGCGACGTGGCGATGGCGGCAACAGACCGTGTCACCGTGGCCCACTTCAG GTACGTGACGGGGATGGAGAGAcgtgtggtggcggtggtgcCAGGGAAGGCAGAAGGTGCCGATGAAATGGACAGCGATCTGATGACGGACGCCGAAGACAGAATGTATTCCGCATCCCGCTGCACAACACAGCTCATCCTGGTAGAGGTACCGGGCAAGGCTCTCACTTCTGGCTTGGACAGGAAATTTGGCAGCGCTGGCGGTCCTGACCAGCCTAAGAAACGCCACGAGGAACAGAAGAAAGACACAACCGGCGTGTCGTGGGTGAAAAAGAAAGGGTTTCTGTTGTAG